The genomic window AAATGGGTGAAATACAGAGGGTTAGTACAAGGTATTATCCACGAGAATCGATGAAATACACAGAAAccgataaaatataaagatttttattGATTTGTTATAGATTTAATATGGTATCAccattgcaacgaatattttttccttctttttctccctACAAACATTTTTCCAATTTACAAGGCTGATGAACCCGTTGATTGTCTCTTTGCTTTTCCATAAGAAGGATCTTCTCAATTgttcaatttttttaataatccaCTGGAGAAGTTTAAATACGGCCACGAAATAGAAAGGTAAAGTTACAAGAACAGAATTAATCGAGGTAATTCTACCACACATTCTTAAAAGTTTAACCCATCCAAGAAGCCAGTCTGGAGTTTGATGGTTGGTTTTAAAACCAAAAATATGAGTACAATGAAGAAAAAGTCCCTCCCTCTTTAGGTAAAACATGTTTTGCATAGATTCGTGTCTTACGAGTATGATCAAAAATTCACATCCTTTTTTGGGATAATTATTACAATTCACATTACATCCTTGGCAAGAGTGAAAATACAAATAGTGATCAAAACCAAGTCATGTTATCAAGGATGCAGGGTATTGAAGGAAATATGGTTAACAGAAGAAGAAAACCACTGGAATTTTGTAGAGTCAATTGCCTCAATGGCTCTTCTAGTTAGGATGTCAAGTGGCTTATAGTCAATGCCACTTAATTCTGGAAGAGTGTTCTGTTGGTGATACCTTTCATAAGTAAATTCATGACATTAGTCACCAGGATGATGGAAGTCTTCCATTGTGGCCAACGTCGTTTAGCATACAGAGAGGTCCAGGCAAACAAGTTAATTATTTATCTTGAGCTGGATTTATAAGGGTAGTTTACACATGAGCAATGCTACAATAACTCAGAAAAATCACTCAAAAAAGTCAGTCCGGTGCCTTGGACCCATCACTTTGCTTCATTTAATGGCATATTCCGGGATGCCCATTCAAAAGGAGCAATAGCAATACATCAAGGATTTAAGTTCCAACAGAACGTCTTGCAGGACATCGGGACAGGTATCATCGCATGTATTGGGATAGTACTGCTAGTATCCCAATGGTTGGATCAGGACGTCTTAGAATATTTTCTATTCCAAATATCGAGATGAGGTGGGATAGCAGTGCCCCCTCCCGTCCGCCACCCCGCCCCAAAACGAAAACTGAGAGTTTTCCATCCCACGAGATTTAAAATCTTGCAATACACTGCACTAGCTGAGTGCAGTGATATTGAGTTAAACTTtttcctttatatatatataggacaCAGATCCTTCTACTCACCTGTAAGCTAGCCTTAGGGCTCGTTCCATCAAGCGAAACAAAGAGAAAGGAAGATTTAATCAGTAGATTGCCTTGCATGTCCATGAGCATCTAGAGACTTTAGCATCATACTGTAACTTACCGTAAGGATGTTACAGGTTGTGCTTGTATGTAAAAGGAATTTGAGTTCATTGATGGTCTGTGAGACCTTGCAATGAGCTTATTGATCATATGAGGAATACGAGTTACCCTAACATCATTTCCAGTAGCCTAACTGCTCAAATGCTAGTCGCCACAATTATAATTGATTTTCTGAGATTTTTTTCTTTCGAGAAACATGGTGGCTCTGATACAACTAGGCTTTGGATTACCTCATTCATATAAAAAAGGATGCCAACTTGCCGTCAATTGGAAAACTAAAGGTTGTTGCCATATTATCcctctcttctttatttttttctgattgaAATGGGAGAAGTAGTTCCACCTGATTTTATTGCTGCAGATATTTACAAGAGTGAATTACAACATTGGTTGTAATGGGAGATGGGGTTACAGAACTATCATTTGGTCAACCCAGAGCCTGGTTTATCCTTAGAGTTGGTCGAAGTCAAATAGAAGGTTACAGTGAGCAATTTAATTTTGCTAGTGTTAGTGAAAAGATTATTGCCATGTTATCCCTTTCTTTAAATCATGCTAGTGAAGACCGTAAACATCTATTTAATTATATAGAATTAGCAAAATTTAATAGTTTATATTACAAACAAAATCAGATGCACGTAAACATAGCTGCCTCAAAATTGATGTATAGATACAATGATGTCCTAATGACCATTAATGCACAAAAAATAAACTTAGCTTTTTATCATATGAGGGTATGAAGTGCTTTGTGTATATATTGGTGCGGATGAAACTTAGTTACACATGTTGTGAATCCGTTCCTCTTTACTGACCATGCACCGTCTacgtctgatgtgaaaccttagacGGAGGAAAAATTGTTTCTGTTCATGGCCCATGGAGGCCACTTTTGTTTTGAGAAACCTGGATGATAATTTTAGTAAAGTTGTTGATTCTAAAATCAAAACTTCCATAATTTTATGAAACTAGCTATTAGGGAAAGACTTCCTATTGATTTTCATAAATCTAAGTGTCGCGGCTTCAAGTTCAAGGCTCGACAAATAAGGTATTGCCCATTCTGGCCCATGGGCCTCACAGTTTTATCCTTCAAAAGATGTTTCATATAGAAAATATGGTCCTTCCCTATATAAGTTAGAGCCTTCTTGACTTACAATACAACATAGTCCTTCagtcaagaaaaaatttatgtaTGAACAGGAGATgtcctcttttttatttttaccacAGCTTGTTTATGGGCGGAAGGAGCCCCATAGTTGCAAGGGTGATCCCTTTTTTAGACAATAGCCAAGAGTTCATGACGCAGACGTGAGGTATTGTTCACTCTGGCCCATAAgccttatgattttgcccttcaaAATGCATCTCATGGTTTTGTCCTTAACTCACAACTAATGTGGGACAAAAAATACCCTCTCTTCTACACTATCATATTGGGTATCTTAGaaaacgagaaaaaaaaaaaggattggaGAGACATGGGATTCCACTTTTTTCTCAAATGGGCCTTCAGGTCTTATTAACTGGGCTTTCAATGGACCCTCCCAAGTCTTACCTTACATCAGTTTCTCTCACCAAATAACAGATCTTCTAAAATGCATATTAGTAAAAACTTTTTCTATAAGATTATGATTTTCCATATATAGATTCTATGAAACAAATAACTGAATAGCacctgatggaaaaaaaaaaggagcttgCTAATTTACAAGGAATGATTATGGCAAGCTACTTCCTCCATCTACATAAAAATGAGAACAAGATACTAGAAAGAACTTAAGCAGCTTAAGATATTGCTTGAAAGGGACCCAAAGAAACAAGTCTCAACAAGCTAGGCTGGCCTAACCCACCCAAAGAGCTCGACTGAAAAAATCTCTAAGCTTGGACTAGTCCTCTTTTATTCAGTTCAGGCCAATCTTTTGGTCCAAGATGGTTTCATTTCCAAGCAGGGCCGGTGTACACCTTTCTCAAATTGTCAAAAAGCCATAGCCAGCAATCCAATTCTTAAGATACGTAGGCTGATTATAGAGAAGGAATTCAGATAGCAGACTAGATCATGTGATAATATTAGATGAGATCTTTTTGTTGGAGAGGTTTTTTTTCATGCAGTCAATCTTTGACATCTCTTGTTGTTTCTTTGGATCATGTAAGAATTTGCAGTGCCCTGTTTTATGCCCTTGTTGATGTGGCAACACTTGGTTGCATAGAAGATGAGATTATTCAATACggcttttagaattttgagaagtgCTTATAATCGCATGCTATCATGTTAGTGCTTAGACTCATCCAAAGCGTTAGTACAACCAACAACAAATTCTTGAGTCATGTGCATGTTTGACATGGCAGAGGACAATCATAGGTCGCAAAATCTATGCAAGTTCGAGTGGAGGAAACCTTGGATTTTCACTATGCACACGGTTCCAATCTTCCATGCTTAATAATTaagttgcattttttttttttgtttcaatgCCAAAGGAGGTGATGCTGGTGATGTGGATAATTTGAAGCATGCAGTCTTATTCTTGGACAATTTGGACGTACTCCGCAAGATTACCTCCAACTTTACAATCTTTTTGCTCAAATTCGCCGTGCATTTGTTTGAAAACTCATGTTTGCTGATCAAATACCGACCTCATGTCAAGGACACGAACACGGAGAATTGTTGGTGACATGGGAATTAATGGGGAAAGAAGATGATTAATGTCAATATATATCTGGGATCTTAAACAAGGAAATGCAAACCATACGATGACTGGCCTAACATTAACATTCTCTACACTCTCAGAAGGAGAACCctttcaagtttgattcaccTTCTCTAGATAACAATTATGGAAGAAACTTCTGGAAACAGAATGGTAATATTACCCCTCGTGATCCACAAATTTGATATAGAGTCAGTTTCACCTGGTGATTCTATGATGAAGTTGATAAGAACTAAATATGCCAGTGGACCATACCAGAAAATTTGTGCTGTTAGAACGATATTTCCCATTGAACACAAGTTCCGCAAGTTCGTTTCATTTAATACAAATTGCAAGACAAATGTACATAAAGACCTGAATGGAATTTGTCAGTGACAAGGCACTGTGAAGTTTGAAGTGTGGACTACTTTGCAAGTCTTTTAGGTTGCACATGGAGTAGTTATTCCAGCCCATTCAAAGCCAGAGACAAGTTTGGAACCATACCACATGCAGATGACTATATGGCTAACCGTGAGCAATGAAGTAACAAATGGTAAACATGATCACGTCCAAATCATTGAGGAGAAGAGCAGAGAGTTGTTACCGATAAAATAGCAGGAAGAGATTGCATAAAGTCACTTACATGTTCACTAGAATATGGTCTCATGGCTCATCAGAATTTTAAATGAATTCTACAAGCTCAAGATTTCCAGGCAGTGATCATTGGTTGCTGGCCGGAGCAAACTATTCTCAACATTTACCTACTACTCTCTGAAGTACCCGCTTGATCATTCCTGGCGATGCTACAACTGAACCCCTAAACTGCAGTCAAGTTCCAAAGCAACAAAGCTAGTTAGTAgatgatagagagagagagggagagagagagagagggagagagagagagagcaatccACAAGAATTAtgatcaagtgatccaaacctTTGCTTTTATTGTCACTGCAAGATTGTCATCAACAGTGGATGACTGCACAGAGAAAGGATCTAAATGGAGGTTGCTTGTCGCATCAACTATCTCAAGAAGCAAACACTCCCTCCATGGACAGTGCATCTCTATGAGAACCTCTTTCTCGATCACAGTAACCTTAACGTCAGCTGGACCATCCTTTGGCAGGACCCAATGATGTTCGACCTCTGCTTCATCCATATCACAAGCCTTCCTCTTGTTTACACTAGGCTTTCTGCCATTTGCAATCTCCTTGTTGCCATAATTGTCAGATGTCCTCTCTGATACATCAGGATGCTTCCTTGTTCCTCTAGCTTCAAACTCACCTAACTCTCTGCGAGATTCCAATTCCTCAACTTTTCTCTGAAGCTCTTTCAGATACTCTATCGTGTCACCAAGGATGGATGCTTTGTCAACCTGAGAGAAACAGTAGTCCTATGAAGAATTACAGTGATTCAACACTGCtttctttaagaaaaaagatTTAACATTAAGATAGAagtctaatagacacaaaaaagAATGACCATCAGACAAATGGTTCCAAAtttctcaaataaataaaaaaagttaaaagagagaaaatagatgaCCAATAGTTCCAGTAAATAAAACATAACAGAACTCAGGGGTTCTTAACAATCTTTCTGAAATTCTGATACATATTAAAGTAAGAGGCTGTCACATTTCCTAAACTCAGGCCTAGAAATATGGCGAGCTATGCTAACAACTAccaaaaatttttcaagttaccgtcaataattaatttttcaaaCAAGATTCTCCTTAATCTTCATACAAATGATGTGACAATGATTTTCATTTTGAAATCACACATAGTGACACACAATTGTTAGACTAACATAACATGTAATATATATTCTATGGAAGTACGTAATTCTCATTGCCATTTCCAATGGAAAACTTAAAACAACCCTTCCCAGATTCTCCAACGAAATGATTTTATGAGGCTGTGATTTTACATCAGCCAGCCATGAAAAAGATTGCAATGGCGCTGAGAGCTTAAAAGTACTGCAATTCCAGTTACCTTGCTAAGAGAAGGAACAAGTGATCTGAGAACAAGGAACTTCTCATTTAGCTTTTCTCTTCTCCTTCGCTCTGACAACACATGACTTGCATTGGCAtcatctccttctactttccaaacTTTGTTCCGAAGCCCattttcttcttgggtttttagtGGCTGGCCACCATGCATCCATGCAGTATCAACCAAAATCTTCTTCACCAGCTTCTGTGAAATGGTGGAGTGTGGTTTTGGAACGTTCATACTTCGCTTCCAAACCACAAAACTGGATTCATGAGAACCACAAGGAAAGCATTGTATTGATGCCAGCTGATTGGAGTTCCTTAGAATGGCAGCAATTGTCTTTGTATAGTGTGACTTCTCACCCTGAAGATCCAGTGAGATCAGCTTTGTAAAATCTCCATCTTGAAGGCTATCAAGGACATGATTCTTTATTCGCTCACCCATTGGAAAAGAAAGGACCCTTTGAGGATTCGCAAAGGACTGTGATATACAGTCGCTTGAATTTAAAGAACCATGTAAACCATTGCTGAACTCATCATCCATCAACTGCCCATTGTGTACTTGAGATGCACCATTCAGCCCCTCAATTCTAAAAGAATCATTAGCTTGCTGATTGGGACAACACTCATTTGAACTGTCATGAGGAGAATCTATGTCCGGTTCTTCACAGATATTTGCCTGCAATTCCTCGACCTGATCCTGGATTAGCTCATTTTCTCTGTCAGAGGCATAAGAATGACTACCAAAAGGGAAAGCCGTGGGGCCACCCTCCAAAGGGGCCTGACCATCAGCCACTAAGTTGTGTTCATCCAAAATCATCGTATCAACGATTTCACGTTCAAGATCAGGGCACAAGATATCTTCATCCTTTTCAGCCAATGGAGGACTGGATACAGACTGCTCAGAGCAAACAGGGATGGGCAACTCCCAGAATGAAGTAGTGACTTGCTGTATGAGAGTCGAATCCTCCAAAACCTTAAATGATTCAAAGAAGATTCACAACTCTTTAACATAATAAATGGTTTGATTTATATCCATGCATATGAATCATAATGAACTTACCGATTCAGTTGTACCCAGCTCTAGCACACCATCCATGAAGGGAATGCACACCACAGTCTGCAATTTAAGATGCAGAGTGGTAATAAACATGAATTCTATAGAATTTTAAAGTACCATTTTCCCTCATCATACAAAGAAGATTTTGAGATTCAAGATAAATTTGGCAATGGCAAAAGTTCGTAATTAtcaaaagaaataataaatattagattagTTTAATGTTGAATTTAAAGTATTTCATCAAAGGGGCAGCTCCTGGGCTATTCCATGATATTTTGTTTTCTGATATCTTTGGCTGTGTTCGTTCTAGATTTGTATGAATGCTTcgctttatcaagaaaaaaaggaAACTATAATATGCACTCATCCAACTAGTCATGATCAAACTGAGAAAAAAGAATCTTTGACTGACTCAATAAATTCTGTATGTGTCCAATGAAGGCATGTACATGTTATCTTGATTTGGAAGAGGGGGGTGAAGAAAAATATAGTCCATCATCCAAAAAAATTGAATGGCTAGTCTTGATTCAGTCCACATAGGAAACAAAAGGATTGGTTGTGTCCATTTTGGGAAATCTTGTTGTCCCCTTCTTTTGGCGATTATCTATTTTCATTTTGTTACTTATATCCATAATGTATACTTGAACAATTAAATCTGCTATATATAACAGTGCATAAAAAAATTCTCATTATAGAAACGTAGTGCACAATGAATTTAGGATATCAATATTTTGTTGTCTTCAAGTTTATCCATCCTTTCTTTCCTCAGAAACATGATGGCACAAACCTTCTACTTAGCttctataaaaatttagaaatcaCTTAGATGTGATATGATGCTCCTTGTGTAAACCAGAAGAAAGCCAGTGAGAAGAATTTTAAAATATGTTGTCCTGATTACTCTCGGTGGAGAGCTTGATTAGGAGTACTGCTACCCCTCCTCACTCCACTCCCCGTTCAGCCACCTGATTCTCTGTTGAAGCCGGATTGTTATGGTACACAGGGACATGGAAACATTTGGTGGTGGCACCATGTACCATAAAGCCAATCACCTACATCCACATAGGACTCGTGCACTGAGCAGGGACTGGAGCATGGAAGTATAGCATTTTTCCTTGAGCATTGTACTTATAACAATTCTGTTACAAAAAAGATACAAATTGAATACATGATAATGATGAAAATTCTGAACCAAAACTCAGAATAAATGAACTGCAGCTATCTATAAATTGATGAGATCAGATCTGGGTTTGAAAGTTAGAAGCTTGTTATTGTTTGATACTTTGATTTGACCAAACATGCCATCTCCAAGTAAAAAAATGATGTTTTACAGTGAGCTTGTGAGGGAGAGATTCAAATTGATTCAATTCCTGTCAGCACAATATCAGCAATATGAGCTTGAGTGGATATACAATGAATAATGAGAAGTTGTTCTTTATATACAATGAATAATGAGCAGCTTGTTCTTTGTCCCTTACCTAACAAATAAGTAGGTAATAAAGAAAATAATTATGACATAAATGGAACATTGATGCGGCAAAAATATATTTATAGGGATGGTAAGGTATCAAGGCTTGCTATTTCAAAGTAAAATTAGTAGCAGAATGAGTTACATTAAGAGCTGTCCTTAGAATATTATAGACATATCATGGTTTCTAGAACAACAGAAAATGACCATACCTGGATAGATGCACTCTGAGATGATGTGTGATGCAAACCCATCCAACGAACAGAAATTCACGTGTTGGTTGGGAGAGTAAGAGAATCAGCTCATATGTTAGTATTGACATAATAACAGCACTAAGACATCTGtagaagaaaaataatcaaagaaTCCAACCTTCGCTAAAAGAGAGCGTGAGAAAATTTTACTATCTGCAAATTGAGCATTGCTCAACCAGATATCCTGATTGCTTGCAAAGGCTTTACCTGGCAAACTGGTCAGCAAATGAAAGAGAATAAATACTAACTTGAAAGGAAAACTTTGCTCAGATCAACAAGGAAGCATGGCAACAAGCAAGTGAAAACAGTTTCAGAGGATTCAAAAAATGGAGGCAAATATCATGTTGAAATTTTCATAGGTAGAACATTTCAGAGGATAAAAATAGCAACAACAGCAGCAGCATATTGTGCATCAAGTTATAAATGACTCAGAAGATAGTTTGACAAAATGGtgtaaggaaaaaaaatataagccttCTAAAGtgagaggggagggagagagagagagtgcatgaAAGATAGAGCTCAAATACTATTGATGCAAAATAGTACATGATAAGAAATCTATTTTTGAATCAATATCATTAATATGATAAACAATATGAAAATTGTCGCGAAATCAAAAATAAGATGTTTCATAGGTTAATGAACTTTGGATGCTTTAAATGGAAAAAAAGGTGATTTAATTTTGATCCATCTATGTTATAGGATGTGTAGATAATGAATAATCTATATGCTCCATCACATATTTTGCTCTTGGTTCTACAGCTATGCTTCATTTTGTACCTGCCCAATGCATAAGTAACATCCAAAACAATTGATTGTTGGTCCAAAGGGTATCGAGATCactatggatctacaaaagatagACAATCATGTATTTTGCACCAATAGAAAGAGGAAATGAGGACTGTTTATGTTCAACCACATGGCAACTTGCAAAAATACTACATACAAGGGCTTCAAAATTTGAGCCATTTGAGTTTATATTCTTATAAATATGTGCTGCCAATTCGGTTATACCATTGGCTTCTTCTCTCTGTACATGCTTCAACAAAACATGTTCCAAGAGTTTCTCACATTCATGACAGTGTTCGACAATTATCATGATCCTTGAAGGATTGGATCTCTTATGCTAAAGTTTTCTGATTAAGCACCTTCAATTAGCTTGGTAGCACTGACTTTGAAGTTTGGGGAATGGCTTGACGCATAGCCCAGGTTGGTGAACCAGCCCTTAGGAGAGTATAGCCAAGATGACGCCACTAGGAGGAGCAACTTATACGGGGTCATGTAATACTACGTGAAATGATTAGCATCTTAATCAGCCATCGCAAATGAGAATGGATGTGGTCTCAACAATGAATCTATTATGATCTTTTTCTATTTTGAACAGCAAATGTTTCAGATGAATATATGATCAAACCACAGCCCAAAATGATCATGCTGTCAAAGGAAGAATTATGGGCCAAACTCAGATATAACTGGCAAAACTATGTATTATTCAATATTTCTTCAACGAACTGGAAAACCTCTACCAGTTAGATTGAAATCAGtgaaaaatgaaggaaaaaatgaCTTCAAGCATGATGATGAGAAAAGTTAGATTGAGGCTTTCAGAGGAAAAGTACCCTTGGCCTGGACTGAATGTGAAAGACATGCAAACCAGGTAATACCACTCTGTGTCTGTCAGATCTTCAGGTGATAGTGAGGCAAAAGGCCTTTTGGACTGCTGATTGCTGTCTCCTGCAGAAAGAGACTCGTACAGCTCTCTCAGTTGCTCACTTCTCTGTAGACCCATTTGATCAGCTTTAAACTCCGTTGGTTGAGTAGTCTTCCTTGTCTTTATATCACCATTATAGTACCCATCACTCCATGCTAAGACCCTACAAACCAACAAGATAAaggagatataaaaattaaagacAACTTGAAtccatgtttcaaaaaaaaaaaaaagaaatggtaATCCTATGAAAATGGCACCTTCATGGCACAGAGCATATGTCAAAAACATAAATAAAATACATGATCAAGATATAGAGATAACTCTACATGAAACAAAACCACAAGACAGAGATCTATCATGCTAATGCTAATAATCAAAAGCAGTATCATAGAAGGAGAACTATGGCATAGGCTTACTTATTTCTTGCATGTCAACTTGACTTACATGATCAAGATACAGAGACATCTCCATGTGAAACAAAGCCACAAGAAAGAGACCTATCAACTAATGCTGATAATCAAAAGAAGTATGCTACAAGGAGAAATATAGCATAGACTTATTCCTAGCATGTCAGCAGGACTACATTGTAAAAACTTCGTTTGATGCTCATTTAGAGACATCTGATGAATTCAGTCTATCTTAAGTGATAAGCATTAATATGGAGATGAGGCAGTGTACTTGGAAGTAAATAGGTAGAGAAATACACCATCTAGCTAATGCTTGTTATCAAAAAGCAGTATCCTACAAGGAGAAATGTAGCATACAATTCCTTGTTCCTTGAATGTCAGCAGGAATATATCAAAAAGTTATGTCTCGTGC from Elaeis guineensis isolate ETL-2024a chromosome 4, EG11, whole genome shotgun sequence includes these protein-coding regions:
- the LOC105042879 gene encoding transcription factor GLABRA 3, which translates into the protein MCLAMAAGAQNPEELPEKHLRKQLAAAVRNIQWSYAIFWSISARQQGVLAWSDGYYNGDIKTRKTTQPTEFKADQMGLQRSEQLRELYESLSAGDSNQQSKRPFASLSPEDLTDTEWYYLVCMSFTFSPGQGLPGKAFASNQDIWLSNAQFADSKIFSRSLLAKSASIQTVVCIPFMDGVLELGTTESVLEDSTLIQQVTTSFWELPIPVCSEQSVSSPPLAEKDEDILCPDLEREIVDTMILDEHNLVADGQAPLEGGPTAFPFGSHSYASDRENELIQDQVEELQANICEEPDIDSPHDSSNECCPNQQANDSFRIEGLNGASQVHNGQLMDDEFSNGLHGSLNSSDCISQSFANPQRVLSFPMGERIKNHVLDSLQDGDFTKLISLDLQGEKSHYTKTIAAILRNSNQLASIQCFPCGSHESSFVVWKRSMNVPKPHSTISQKLVKKILVDTAWMHGGQPLKTQEENGLRNKVWKVEGDDANASHVLSERRRREKLNEKFLVLRSLVPSLSKVDKASILGDTIEYLKELQRKVEELESRRELGEFEARGTRKHPDVSERTSDNYGNKEIANGRKPSVNKRKACDMDEAEVEHHWVLPKDGPADVKVTVIEKEVLIEMHCPWRECLLLEIVDATSNLHLDPFSVQSSTVDDNLAVTIKAKFRGSVVASPGMIKRVLQRVVGKC